In the genome of Pseudomonas sp. LBUM920, one region contains:
- the fabG gene encoding 3-oxoacyl-ACP reductase FabG: MSLQGKVALVTGASRGIGQAIALELGRQGAVVIGTATSASGAERIAATLKENGVQGTGLELNVTNDESVAAVLAQITAQFGAPAILVNNAGITRDNLMMRMKDDEWYDVVDTNLNSLFRLSKGVLRGMTKARWGRIINIGSVVGAMGNAGQVNYAAAKAGLEGFSRALAREVGSRSITVNSVAPGFIDTDMTRELPEAQREALLTQIPLGRLGQAQEIANVVTFLASDGAAYVTGATIPVNGGMYMS, translated from the coding sequence ATGAGTCTGCAAGGTAAAGTTGCACTGGTTACCGGCGCGAGCCGTGGCATTGGCCAGGCGATCGCCCTGGAACTGGGCCGTCAGGGCGCCGTAGTCATCGGCACCGCGACATCCGCCTCGGGTGCCGAGCGTATCGCCGCCACCTTGAAGGAAAACGGCGTTCAGGGCACTGGCCTTGAGCTGAACGTGACCAACGATGAGTCGGTTGCCGCTGTGCTGGCTCAAATCACTGCACAATTTGGCGCACCGGCTATTCTGGTGAACAACGCCGGTATCACCCGCGACAACCTGATGATGCGCATGAAAGACGACGAGTGGTACGACGTGGTCGATACCAACTTGAACAGTCTGTTTCGCCTGTCCAAGGGTGTTTTGCGTGGCATGACCAAGGCGCGTTGGGGCCGAATTATCAATATTGGCTCCGTAGTGGGTGCCATGGGCAACGCAGGCCAAGTAAACTACGCGGCGGCCAAAGCCGGTCTGGAAGGTTTCAGCCGTGCATTGGCGCGTGAAGTCGGTTCGCGGTCGATTACGGTCAACTCGGTGGCCCCAGGGTTCATCGACACCGATATGACCCGCGAACTGCCGGAAGCACAGCGTGAAGCGTTGCTGACGCAGATTCCGCTGGGCCGTCTGGGCCAGGCTCAAGAGATCGCAAATGTGGTCACTTTCCTGGCATCCGACGGTGCGGCATACGTGACTGGGGCTACAATCCCGGTGAACGGCGGGATGTACATGAGTTAA
- the fabD gene encoding ACP S-malonyltransferase: MSTSLAFVFPGQGSQSLGMLAELGAQHPLILDTFKEASDALGYDLWALTQQGPEEQLNQTDKTQPAILTASIALWRLWLAEGGARPAYVAGHSLGEYSALVAAGSLTLGEAVKLVERRGQLMQEAVPAGQGGMAAILGLDDAVVIQACAEAAEGEVVSAVNFNSPGQVVIAGAKAAVERAIEGCKARGAKRALPLPVSVPSHCELMRPAAERFAESIAAINWQAPQIPLVQNVSAAVAADLETLKRDLLEQLYKPVRWVESVQTLAAKGATELVECGPGKVLAGLNKRCAEGVSTANLNTPDAFAAARAALA; the protein is encoded by the coding sequence ATGTCTACATCCCTCGCATTCGTCTTTCCAGGGCAGGGTTCGCAGTCCCTCGGCATGTTGGCCGAGCTGGGCGCGCAACATCCGTTGATCCTGGACACCTTCAAGGAAGCTTCCGACGCCCTGGGTTACGACCTGTGGGCGCTGACCCAGCAAGGGCCGGAAGAGCAACTCAATCAAACCGATAAAACCCAGCCGGCGATCCTCACCGCGTCGATCGCGCTGTGGCGCCTCTGGCTGGCTGAAGGCGGCGCGCGCCCGGCTTACGTGGCCGGTCACAGCCTGGGCGAATACAGCGCCCTGGTGGCGGCGGGCAGCCTGACCCTGGGCGAAGCGGTCAAGTTGGTCGAGCGTCGTGGTCAACTGATGCAAGAAGCCGTTCCGGCCGGACAGGGCGGCATGGCCGCTATCCTGGGTCTGGACGACGCCGTGGTGATCCAAGCCTGTGCCGAAGCGGCCGAGGGCGAGGTCGTCAGCGCAGTGAACTTCAATTCCCCTGGCCAGGTGGTGATCGCCGGTGCCAAGGCTGCCGTTGAACGTGCCATCGAGGGTTGCAAGGCCCGAGGCGCCAAGCGCGCCTTGCCATTGCCGGTCAGCGTGCCGTCCCACTGTGAGCTGATGCGCCCGGCTGCCGAGCGGTTTGCCGAGTCCATCGCCGCCATCAATTGGCAGGCGCCGCAGATTCCGCTGGTGCAGAACGTCAGTGCGGCCGTTGCCGCCGACCTCGAGACCCTCAAGCGCGACCTGCTGGAGCAACTCTACAAGCCTGTGCGCTGGGTTGAGTCGGTTCAGACCCTGGCGGCCAAAGGTGCCACCGAGCTTGTCGAGTGCGGCCCGGGCAAAGTCCTGGCTGGCCTGAACAAGCGCTGCGCCGAGGGCGTCTCGACTGCCAACCTCAATACCCCGGATGCCTTCGCTGCCGCCCGCGCGGCACTGGCCTGA
- the plsX gene encoding phosphate acyltransferase PlsX, which yields MSAQVIAIDAMGGDFGPRSIVQACIASLSATPSLHLTLVGQPSLLEELIASHPAVDRARLTITPASETISMDDKPAAALRGKPDSSMRVALELLRDARVQACVSAGNTGALMALSRHVLKTLPGIDRPAMVAAIPTQEGYCQLLDLGANVDCSAEHLFQFAVMGSVAAEALGVTRPRVALLNIGTEDIKGNQQVKLAATLLQNARGVNYIGFVEGDGVYRGEADVVVCDGFVGNILLKSSEGLATMIATRIEALFKQNLASRIVGALALPLMRRLQADLAPARHNGASFLGLQGIVVKSHGSAGVQGFQSAIARALIEIQENLPQRLHGRLEDLLP from the coding sequence TTGTCTGCTCAAGTCATCGCGATTGACGCAATGGGCGGGGACTTCGGTCCCCGCAGCATTGTTCAGGCTTGCATTGCCAGCCTGTCTGCTACGCCCTCGCTGCACCTGACCCTCGTCGGTCAACCCTCCCTTCTTGAAGAATTGATTGCCAGCCATCCGGCAGTGGATCGCGCGCGCCTGACGATTACGCCAGCCAGCGAAACCATCAGCATGGATGACAAGCCGGCGGCAGCCCTGCGTGGCAAGCCCGACTCTTCGATGCGGGTGGCCCTTGAGCTGTTGCGTGATGCCAGGGTGCAAGCCTGTGTCAGTGCCGGCAATACCGGAGCCTTGATGGCGTTGTCGCGGCATGTGCTCAAGACATTGCCCGGAATCGATCGCCCGGCGATGGTCGCGGCCATCCCTACGCAAGAAGGCTACTGCCAGTTGCTGGACCTGGGCGCGAACGTCGATTGCAGTGCCGAGCACCTGTTCCAGTTCGCGGTGATGGGCTCGGTGGCCGCTGAGGCGTTGGGCGTGACTCGGCCGCGGGTGGCGTTGCTGAATATCGGCACTGAAGACATCAAGGGCAATCAGCAGGTCAAGCTCGCCGCCACCTTGCTGCAAAATGCGCGAGGGGTGAACTACATCGGCTTCGTCGAAGGTGACGGTGTGTACCGTGGCGAAGCCGACGTGGTGGTATGCGACGGGTTTGTCGGCAATATCCTGCTCAAGTCCAGCGAAGGCCTGGCAACCATGATCGCTACGCGTATCGAGGCGTTGTTCAAGCAGAACCTGGCCTCGCGCATCGTAGGCGCCCTGGCGCTGCCGTTGATGCGCCGCTTGCAGGCCGATCTGGCACCGGCGCGGCACAACGGTGCGAGCTTTCTGGGGTTGCAGGGCATTGTGGTGAAAAGCCATGGCTCGGCGGGGGTACAAGGTTTTCAAAGTGCGATTGCGCGGGCGCTGATCGAGATCCAGGAAAACCTGCCGCAACGTTTGCACGGCCGTCTTGAGGACTTGTTGCCTTAG
- the rpmF gene encoding 50S ribosomal protein L32, with translation MAVQQNKKSRSARDMRRSHDALTASTLSVEKTTGEIHLRHHVSPEGVYRGRKVIDKGADE, from the coding sequence ATGGCTGTTCAGCAGAACAAAAAATCCCGCTCTGCCCGTGACATGCGTCGTTCGCACGATGCCCTGACGGCAAGCACTCTGTCTGTAGAAAAAACCACCGGTGAAATTCACCTGCGTCACCACGTATCGCCAGAAGGCGTATACCGTGGTCGTAAAGTGATCGACAAGGGCGCTGACGAGTAA
- a CDS encoding YceD family protein, producing MLNDPIPPHVDPRKLADRGTSLQGELLLADLERLCDPLSDTVGTVQAKFVFERDERKSVVIHSFIDTEVKMVCQRCLELVTLPIHSECSYAVVKEGANTQSLPKGYDVLELGEDPLDLHALIEEELLLALPIVPAHHPEECQQPEGLDDEAEPSEDEVTRSNPFSVLAQLKRDPNV from the coding sequence ATGTTGAATGACCCGATTCCACCTCACGTTGACCCGCGCAAATTGGCAGATCGTGGCACTTCCCTTCAAGGTGAATTGCTGCTGGCCGATTTGGAGAGACTCTGCGACCCGCTTTCCGACACTGTCGGTACGGTGCAGGCCAAATTTGTTTTTGAACGAGATGAACGTAAGTCTGTGGTAATCCACAGTTTTATCGACACCGAAGTCAAAATGGTTTGCCAGCGTTGTCTTGAGCTGGTCACCCTGCCGATTCACAGCGAATGCAGTTACGCTGTGGTGAAGGAGGGTGCGAATACCCAGTCGTTGCCGAAAGGTTATGACGTGCTGGAACTGGGCGAAGATCCTTTGGATCTGCATGCACTGATCGAGGAGGAGCTTTTGCTCGCCTTGCCCATTGTGCCTGCTCATCATCCGGAAGAATGCCAGCAGCCGGAGGGTCTCGATGACGAGGCCGAGCCGAGCGAGGACGAGGTAACGCGGTCCAACCCGTTCAGTGTATTGGCGCAGTTAAAGCGTGACCCAAACGTTTAG
- a CDS encoding nucleoside triphosphate pyrophosphatase, whose translation MLPLLLASSSVYRRELLSRLHLPFICSSPDIDESHRENESAIELVKRLAEQKARALAGSHPGHLIIGSDQVAALEGRIIGKPHTFENARAQLLAASGKRVSFLTGLALLNSQTGHCQVDCVPFTVHMRELSAERIERYLRIEQPYDCAGSFKAEGLGVSLFQSTEGPDATSLIGLPLIRLVDMLLAEGVHIP comes from the coding sequence ATGCTGCCTTTATTACTTGCATCCAGCTCGGTTTATCGCCGGGAATTGCTGAGCCGCCTGCACCTGCCGTTCATCTGCAGCTCGCCTGATATCGACGAAAGCCACCGTGAAAATGAATCCGCCATCGAGCTGGTCAAGCGCCTGGCCGAACAGAAAGCTCGCGCCCTCGCCGGCAGCCATCCAGGGCATTTGATCATTGGTTCCGATCAGGTCGCCGCTCTGGAAGGCCGCATCATCGGCAAGCCCCATACCTTCGAGAACGCGCGCGCACAACTGCTGGCAGCGAGCGGCAAGCGAGTCAGCTTCCTTACCGGGCTGGCGCTGCTGAACAGCCAGACCGGGCACTGCCAGGTCGACTGCGTACCGTTTACGGTGCACATGCGCGAACTGAGCGCTGAACGCATCGAGCGCTACCTTCGGATCGAGCAACCTTATGACTGCGCCGGCAGCTTCAAGGCCGAAGGGCTGGGCGTGAGCTTGTTCCAAAGCACCGAAGGGCCGGATGCGACCAGCCTGATCGGCCTGCCACTGATTCGCCTGGTGGATATGCTGCTGGCTGAAGGCGTGCACATCCCTTAA
- a CDS encoding S49 family peptidase — MSDEWKAPEKADSSDDKSWKLLEKTLLASVQEQRRARRWGIFFKLLTFIWLLAMLVLFSPLMDMEKSATRGSNYTALIEVRGVIADKESASADNIVSSLRAAFEDPKVKGVILRINSPGGSPVQSGYVYDEIRRLRGLHPDIKLYAVISDLGASGAYYIASAADQIYADKASLVGSIGVTAAGYGFVGTMEKLGVERRTYTSGEHKAFLDPFQPQKADETQFWQGVLDTTHRQFIASVKQGRGDRLKDKDHPELFSGLVWSGEQALPLGLIDGLGSASSVARDVIGEKELVDFTVEESPFDRFSKKLGASVAEKLAMYMGFQGPTLR; from the coding sequence ATGAGTGACGAGTGGAAGGCGCCGGAAAAGGCGGATAGCAGTGATGATAAAAGCTGGAAGCTGCTGGAGAAGACTCTCCTGGCCAGCGTTCAGGAGCAGCGCCGTGCGCGGCGTTGGGGGATTTTCTTCAAGCTGCTGACCTTTATCTGGCTGCTCGCGATGCTGGTGCTGTTCAGTCCACTGATGGACATGGAAAAAAGCGCTACCCGCGGCAGCAATTACACCGCCTTGATCGAAGTGCGTGGCGTGATCGCCGACAAAGAGTCCGCCAGCGCCGACAACATTGTCAGCAGCCTGCGCGCGGCGTTTGAAGACCCGAAGGTCAAGGGTGTGATCCTGCGCATCAACAGCCCAGGTGGCAGCCCGGTGCAGTCGGGTTATGTGTATGACGAAATTCGCCGTCTGCGCGGCCTGCACCCGGATATCAAGTTGTATGCGGTGATTTCCGACCTGGGCGCCTCGGGCGCCTATTACATCGCCAGCGCCGCTGACCAGATCTACGCCGACAAGGCCAGCCTGGTCGGCTCCATTGGCGTGACGGCCGCCGGTTACGGCTTCGTCGGCACCATGGAGAAGCTGGGGGTTGAGCGTCGCACTTACACCTCGGGTGAGCACAAAGCGTTCCTCGACCCGTTCCAGCCGCAAAAAGCCGATGAGACTCAGTTCTGGCAGGGCGTGCTCGATACCACTCACCGTCAGTTCATTGCCAGCGTGAAGCAGGGGCGTGGCGATCGTCTGAAGGACAAAGACCATCCGGAGCTGTTCTCCGGGCTGGTGTGGTCGGGTGAGCAGGCGTTGCCGCTGGGCTTGATCGATGGGCTGGGCAGTGCCAGTTCGGTGGCGCGGGATGTGATTGGCGAGAAGGAATTGGTGGATTTCACCGTTGAGGAATCGCCGTTTGATCGCTTCTCCAAGAAACTGGGTGCCAGCGTGGCCGAGAAGCTGGCGATGTACATGGGCTTCCAGGGCCCGACGCTGCGCTGA
- a CDS encoding HAD-IA family hydrolase has translation MSHLDYKLLIFDWDGTLCDSIGRIVESMHAASTRSGFALCTDLAVKGIIGLGLPEAIRTLYPQISDAELVTFRDHYADHYIALEATPSPLFDGVVQSLEAFRAQGYHLAVATGKARRGLDRVLKAHNFENYFDITRAADETASKPHPLMLEQILAHCGVSPRQALMVGDASFDLMMARKAGMDSVAVSYGAQAAETLQQYEPRLTIDHFSELQAWLSRAQ, from the coding sequence GTGTCGCACCTTGATTACAAGCTGCTGATCTTTGACTGGGACGGCACCCTGTGCGATTCCATTGGGCGGATCGTGGAATCAATGCACGCAGCTTCAACCCGCTCGGGCTTTGCGTTGTGCACCGATCTCGCGGTCAAAGGCATCATCGGCCTGGGCTTGCCTGAAGCCATCCGTACCTTGTACCCGCAGATCAGTGACGCTGAGCTGGTGACGTTTCGCGACCACTACGCCGACCACTACATCGCGCTGGAGGCCACGCCTTCGCCGCTGTTCGACGGTGTGGTGCAATCGCTTGAGGCCTTTCGTGCCCAGGGTTATCACTTGGCAGTCGCCACCGGCAAAGCCCGTCGCGGGTTGGATCGGGTCCTTAAGGCGCACAATTTCGAAAATTATTTCGACATCACCCGGGCGGCGGATGAAACCGCCAGCAAGCCTCATCCTCTGATGCTTGAGCAGATCCTTGCCCATTGCGGTGTGTCGCCGCGCCAGGCGTTGATGGTGGGTGACGCCTCCTTCGACCTGATGATGGCGCGCAAGGCGGGCATGGACAGTGTGGCGGTCAGCTACGGCGCTCAGGCTGCCGAGACATTGCAGCAGTACGAGCCGAGGCTGACGATTGATCATTTTTCCGAACTGCAGGCCTGGCTCAGCCGGGCCCAATAA
- the rluC gene encoding 23S rRNA pseudouridine(955/2504/2580) synthase RluC, with amino-acid sequence MTTTAPQTPSVQLLEVSPEYAGQRIDNFLLARLKGVPKTLIYRILRKGEVRVNKGRIKPEYKLQAGDIVRVPPVRVPERDEPVPLAQGLLQRLEASIVFEDSKLIVINKPCGIAVHGGSGLNFGVIEAFRQLRPDAKELELVHRLDRDTSGLLMIAKKRSMLRHLHTALRGDGVDKRYMALVRGNWASSIKSVRAPLQKSNLRSGERMVEVDEEGKEALTLFKVLRRFGDFATMVEAKPVTGRTHQIRVHTLHAGHCIAGDTKYGDEDFSKEIRDLGGKRLFLHAYMLTVPLPDGGELKLQAPVDEMWAKTVERLSVAP; translated from the coding sequence ATGACGACTACCGCCCCCCAGACCCCCAGCGTCCAGCTGCTCGAGGTCTCGCCGGAATATGCCGGCCAACGCATCGACAATTTTCTCCTGGCCAGGCTCAAAGGCGTGCCCAAGACCTTGATTTACCGCATCTTGCGTAAAGGCGAAGTGCGCGTGAACAAGGGCCGCATCAAGCCCGAGTACAAGCTGCAGGCGGGCGACATCGTCCGTGTGCCGCCGGTTCGCGTGCCTGAGCGTGACGAGCCCGTGCCGCTGGCCCAAGGCCTGCTGCAGCGCCTTGAGGCTTCAATTGTCTTCGAAGACAGCAAGTTGATCGTGATCAACAAACCGTGCGGCATTGCGGTGCACGGCGGCAGCGGCCTGAATTTCGGCGTGATCGAAGCGTTCCGTCAGTTGCGCCCGGATGCCAAGGAACTGGAGTTGGTCCACCGCCTGGACCGCGACACTTCTGGTCTGCTGATGATCGCCAAAAAACGCAGCATGTTGCGCCACCTGCACACCGCCCTGCGTGGCGATGGTGTCGACAAGCGCTATATGGCGCTGGTGCGTGGCAACTGGGCGAGCTCGATCAAAAGCGTTCGTGCGCCGCTGCAGAAGAGCAACCTGCGCTCCGGCGAGCGTATGGTCGAAGTGGACGAGGAGGGCAAAGAAGCCCTGACCCTGTTCAAAGTGCTGCGCCGTTTCGGTGACTTCGCCACCATGGTCGAGGCCAAGCCGGTGACCGGGCGTACTCACCAGATTCGTGTGCATACCCTGCACGCAGGCCACTGTATCGCCGGCGACACCAAGTACGGCGACGAGGATTTCTCCAAGGAAATTCGCGACCTGGGCGGCAAGCGCCTGTTCCTTCACGCCTACATGCTGACAGTTCCGCTGCCTGACGGCGGTGAGCTGAAGCTGCAGGCGCCGGTCGACGAAATGTGGGCCAAGACCGTGGAGCGTTTGAGTGTCGCACCTTGA
- the rne gene encoding ribonuclease E, translated as MKRMLINATQPEELRVALVDGQRLYDLDIESGAREQKKANIYKGRITRIEPSLEAAFVDFGSERHGFLPLKEISREYFKKAPEGRVNIKDVLSEGQEVIVQVEKEERGNKGAALTTFISLAGRYLVLMPNNPRAGGISRRIEGEERNELREALNGLIAPADMGLIVRTAGLGRSSEEMQWDLDYLLQLWTAIKEASLDRSAPFLIYQESNVIIRAIRDYLRQDIGEVLIDSVEAQDEALTFIRQVMPQYASKIKLYEDSVPLFNRFQIESQIETAFQRVVELPSGGSIVIDPTEALVSIDINSARATKGSDIEETALQTNLEAAEEIARQLRLRDIGGLIVIDFIDMTPAKNQRAVEEKVRECLEADRARVQVGRISRFGLLEMSRQRLRPSLGESSGIVCPRCNGTGIIRDVESLSLAILRLIEEEALKDRTAEVRAQVPIPVAAFLLNEKRNSITKIELRTRARIVILPNDHLETPHFEVQRLRDDSPEAHSGQSSYEIAAAAAEVEEVQPAAATRTLVRQEAAVKTAPARANAPVPAEVAAPVAAPAALPEPSLFKGLVKSLVSLFATKEEPVAPVVVEKPATERPARNEERRNGRQQSRNRNGRRDEERKPREERAPREERAPREERAPREAREETPAVAREERAPREERAPRTPRAPREDRKPRGEREERVRELREPLDAAPAVAAEAASEERPARQPREERAPREERQPRPPREERQPRAEQAAAASEEEVLTSEEQLQEDGQDNAEGDRPRRRSRGQRRRSNRRERQRDANGNVIEGSEESGENAEAATAEPTGAELAAGLAVTAAVATSVISAPAEAQAHEQAERATAAVEDTSVVEAPVAETPAVEAPVVEAPAVQTPVVEAPVVEATTPIEAPVVPEVEVAPVREAQPAVDVTAVEPAPVVEPQPAVEAVVEAPAVEEAAPAVREVREEQTAFQWTAEPAAPVEAPTPAPVAEEAPAPVAEVVEAAPVVVAEPAPVVEAPVVAEVAAPVVEAAPASALTENGRAPNDPREVRRRRKEAEAAAAAAAAEPAAAEVVEAPAPAAAEHAPKALEAEHEPKPLV; from the coding sequence ATGAAAAGAATGCTGATTAACGCAACTCAACCCGAAGAGTTGCGTGTTGCACTGGTAGATGGCCAACGCCTCTACGACCTGGACATCGAATCCGGTGCACGCGAGCAAAAGAAGGCCAACATCTATAAAGGCCGTATTACTCGCATCGAACCAAGCCTTGAGGCTGCCTTTGTCGATTTCGGCTCCGAGCGCCACGGCTTCCTGCCCCTCAAAGAAATCTCCCGCGAATACTTCAAGAAAGCCCCAGAAGGCCGCGTGAACATCAAGGACGTCCTGAGCGAAGGCCAGGAAGTCATCGTTCAGGTCGAAAAAGAAGAACGTGGCAACAAGGGCGCCGCCCTGACCACTTTCATCAGCCTGGCCGGCCGTTACCTGGTGCTGATGCCGAACAACCCACGTGCCGGCGGTATTTCCCGTCGCATCGAAGGCGAAGAGCGCAACGAACTGCGTGAAGCGCTGAACGGCTTGATTGCACCAGCCGACATGGGCCTGATCGTGCGCACTGCCGGCCTTGGCCGCAGCAGCGAAGAAATGCAGTGGGACCTCGACTACCTGCTGCAACTGTGGACCGCTATTAAAGAAGCGTCCCTGGATCGTTCCGCGCCGTTCCTGATCTACCAGGAAAGCAACGTGATCATCCGCGCCATCCGCGATTACCTGCGCCAGGACATCGGCGAAGTGCTGATCGACAGCGTTGAAGCCCAGGACGAAGCCCTGACCTTCATCCGCCAGGTAATGCCGCAGTACGCCAGCAAGATCAAGCTGTACGAAGACAGCGTTCCGCTGTTCAACCGCTTCCAGATCGAAAGCCAGATCGAGACCGCCTTCCAGCGCGTAGTCGAACTGCCTTCCGGTGGCTCCATTGTGATCGACCCGACCGAAGCCCTGGTGTCCATCGACATCAACTCGGCGCGTGCGACCAAAGGCAGCGACATCGAAGAAACCGCCCTGCAGACCAACCTGGAAGCGGCTGAAGAAATCGCCCGCCAACTGCGCCTGCGTGACATCGGCGGCCTGATCGTGATCGACTTCATCGACATGACCCCGGCCAAGAACCAGCGCGCCGTGGAAGAAAAAGTCCGCGAATGCCTGGAAGCTGACCGCGCCCGCGTACAGGTCGGCCGCATCTCGCGCTTCGGCCTGCTGGAAATGTCCCGTCAGCGCCTGCGCCCATCCCTGGGCGAAAGCAGCGGCATCGTCTGCCCGCGTTGCAACGGCACCGGCATCATCCGTGACGTTGAATCGCTGTCCCTGGCGATCTTGCGCCTGATCGAAGAAGAAGCCCTGAAAGACCGCACCGCCGAAGTCCGCGCGCAAGTGCCGATCCCGGTTGCAGCGTTCCTGCTCAACGAAAAACGCAACTCGATCACCAAGATCGAACTGCGTACCCGTGCCCGTATCGTCATCCTGCCGAACGATCACCTCGAAACGCCGCACTTCGAAGTGCAGCGCCTGCGTGATGACAGCCCGGAAGCACACAGCGGCCAGTCCAGCTACGAAATCGCTGCTGCCGCGGCTGAAGTGGAAGAAGTCCAGCCAGCTGCCGCAACCCGCACCCTGGTTCGCCAGGAAGCTGCCGTGAAGACCGCACCGGCTCGTGCCAACGCACCGGTACCTGCCGAAGTAGCCGCCCCAGTTGCCGCGCCGGCCGCCCTGCCTGAGCCAAGCCTGTTCAAAGGCCTGGTGAAGTCGCTGGTCAGCCTGTTCGCCACCAAGGAAGAGCCAGTTGCTCCGGTAGTGGTTGAAAAACCTGCCACCGAGCGCCCGGCCCGTAACGAAGAACGTCGCAACGGTCGTCAGCAAAGCCGTAACCGCAACGGTCGCCGTGATGAAGAGCGCAAGCCTCGCGAGGAACGTGCTCCGCGTGAAGAACGCGCGCCACGTGAAGAGCGTGCACCTCGCGAAGCCCGCGAAGAAACCCCAGCCGTAGCCCGTGAAGAACGTGCACCGCGTGAAGAGCGCGCACCACGTACCCCACGCGCCCCTCGTGAAGACCGCAAGCCGCGTGGCGAGCGTGAAGAACGTGTGCGTGAACTGCGCGAGCCACTGGACGCAGCTCCAGCCGTGGCTGCCGAAGCGGCCAGCGAAGAACGCCCGGCTCGCCAGCCGCGTGAAGAACGCGCCCCACGTGAGGAGCGCCAGCCGCGCCCACCGCGTGAAGAGCGTCAACCACGCGCCGAGCAAGCCGCTGCCGCCAGCGAAGAAGAAGTGCTGACGAGCGAAGAGCAACTGCAGGAAGACGGCCAGGACAACGCCGAAGGCGATCGTCCACGTCGCCGCTCTCGTGGCCAGCGTCGTCGCAGCAACCGTCGCGAGCGTCAACGTGACGCCAACGGCAATGTCATCGAAGGCTCGGAAGAGTCTGGCGAAAACGCAGAAGCCGCCACCGCCGAACCGACTGGCGCCGAACTGGCTGCCGGCCTGGCTGTGACAGCCGCCGTGGCCACCTCGGTCATCAGCGCACCTGCTGAGGCCCAGGCTCACGAGCAAGCTGAACGCGCTACTGCCGCCGTCGAAGACACCTCTGTTGTAGAAGCGCCAGTCGCTGAAACGCCAGCGGTTGAAGCGCCAGTGGTTGAGGCCCCGGCAGTTCAAACGCCGGTAGTTGAAGCTCCAGTCGTCGAAGCAACGACCCCGATCGAAGCCCCAGTGGTGCCGGAAGTGGAAGTTGCACCGGTTCGCGAAGCTCAACCAGCAGTGGATGTCACCGCGGTCGAGCCTGCACCGGTAGTTGAGCCTCAGCCAGCGGTTGAAGCCGTGGTTGAAGCGCCGGCTGTCGAAGAGGCCGCCCCGGCAGTGCGTGAAGTTCGCGAAGAACAGACCGCCTTCCAGTGGACTGCCGAGCCAGCCGCTCCGGTTGAAGCGCCAACCCCTGCCCCTGTGGCAGAAGAAGCGCCAGCACCGGTTGCCGAAGTGGTTGAAGCCGCTCCGGTTGTGGTTGCCGAGCCTGCGCCAGTGGTTGAAGCGCCAGTGGTTGCCGAAGTTGCCGCCCCGGTGGTTGAAGCAGCCCCTGCCAGCGCACTGACCGAAAATGGCCGCGCGCCGAACGACCCACGTGAAGTGCGTCGCCGCCGCAAGGAAGCTGAGGCCGCCGCCGCTGCAGCCGCTGCCGAACCGGCTGCTGCTGAAGTAGTCGAGGCGCCAGCCCCGGCTGCCGCGGAGCACGCCCCAAAGGCGTTGGAAGCAGAACACGAGCCTAAACCTCTCGTCTGA
- a CDS encoding NTP transferase domain-containing protein, whose translation MTVVAIVLAAGQGSRFRAEAGPDKDKLLADCVGRDGVTRPVIEQVLVNLPARVVKRWVVTSPDRLEVIRLAQAYGCEVLLLHSAGMGDSLAAVVAASGAADGWLVVLGDMPFIQASSIEQVLDALQEEGISVPVHAGTCGHPVAFGRAFGPGLMALTGDRGAKPLFAQAKVAQVHVNDPGVLWDVDLPQRLNFNAD comes from the coding sequence ATGACGGTTGTCGCGATTGTGCTGGCGGCAGGGCAGGGCAGTCGTTTCCGCGCTGAGGCGGGGCCAGATAAAGACAAGTTGCTGGCCGATTGCGTGGGCCGCGATGGTGTGACACGGCCGGTGATCGAGCAGGTGCTTGTGAATTTGCCTGCGCGTGTTGTAAAGCGCTGGGTGGTGACTTCGCCGGACCGGTTGGAGGTGATTCGCCTGGCACAGGCTTACGGCTGTGAAGTCCTGTTGCTGCATTCCGCCGGCATGGGCGACAGCCTTGCTGCGGTGGTTGCGGCCAGTGGCGCGGCAGACGGCTGGTTGGTGGTATTGGGCGACATGCCGTTTATTCAAGCATCGAGCATCGAGCAGGTGCTGGACGCGCTGCAGGAGGAGGGTATCAGCGTGCCGGTGCATGCGGGAACGTGCGGCCATCCTGTGGCGTTTGGTCGTGCGTTCGGGCCAGGCCTGATGGCGTTGACTGGGGATCGTGGCGCCAAGCCTCTGTTCGCTCAGGCCAAGGTGGCGCAGGTTCACGTCAATGATCCGGGTGTGCTTTGGGATGTGGACCTGCCACAGAGGCTGAATTTCAACGCCGACTGA